In archaeon BMS3Bbin15, the following proteins share a genomic window:
- a CDS encoding transposase IS66 family protein has protein sequence MLEEILGAKIAGAGITDGWSAYNAFQVLQRCWAHLLREVDDYKDIPRGEELSKVIHCKFKKMREFLDKEPPMEDRKQMKKQWDTEMAQLVERFTKYEGLHKPMTYIKNGLGCWYTCLLYPGMEPTNNLGEQAMREHVIMRKIIGTFRSEKGAEHYQYIASLLATWQLLEKDVYKEMENLLRKELCVG, from the coding sequence GTGCTGGAAGAAATCCTGGGAGCAAAAATTGCTGGTGCTGGCATAACCGATGGCTGGTCAGCATACAATGCCTTTCAGGTCCTGCAGCGATGCTGGGCACATCTCCTTCGGGAAGTGGATGACTATAAGGACATTCCAAGAGGAGAAGAACTCTCAAAGGTCATCCACTGCAAATTCAAGAAAATGAGGGAGTTCCTGGATAAAGAGCCGCCCATGGAAGATAGGAAACAAATGAAAAAACAGTGGGATACTGAGATGGCCCAGTTAGTGGAAAGATTCACTAAGTATGAGGGACTTCACAAACCTATGACATATATCAAGAATGGCCTTGGGTGCTGGTACACATGTCTGCTCTACCCAGGCATGGAACCTACAAATAATCTAGGTGAACAGGCCATGCGGGAACATGTTATAATGAGGAAGATAATCGGGACATTCAGGTCGGAGAAAGGAGCTGAGCATTACCAGTACATCGCATCGCTGTTGGCCACATGGCAACTTCTGGAAAAAGATGTCTACAAAGAGATGGAAAATCTGCTGAGAAAAGAGCTTTGCGTAGGGTAA